TGTTGGATTGAATTGATTTTTAGTTCCACCTAGCGTTACAGCAGTATCTCCAGTAAATGAATTGGCATCAATAGTGAGATTATTAAGTTCTATTGGCTTAATATCTACCCCTTCGCCTGTGGTTACCGATGTTGGATCAACATTAAGAGTTAAATCATTAGCTGTGTTTTTGTATTCCCAATTTCCTGTTGTATTTTCTTTAAACTTTGTAGTAAAGTCTGTGTTACCAGCAGTATCTGCGGCTGCTATAGCACTGCTTGATAAAGCAGCGACTACACCTAAGCTTGTCAAAACTCGACTTGCTGCGATTGAAATTTTCATTCATTCTCCTTAAAATAATAAAATGAGATATTATTATGCCCCCCCCCCCCCCTTATTTTTTGCTTAAATTAAAAAATATTTATGTTTTATGATTTAAATTATTTTTTGAGTGGATTTGAAGTGCTTGGAGTAAGGTAGGAAGTTAAATGGTAGCTTTGGAATGCGTGGGCTTAGATGAAGTCCATTATTTCACAGCCAAGCACTTCAGAATCTTTTGGGAGATAGTGGATGAATTGATCTAGGAATTGTTTGTTTAAAAACATTTCTCCGCAGATGATGATGCCTTTTGTGCTATAGTTTTCCTCCATATCGCGACTTAGGTTGGCAAAGAATTCTGCCATCGAATCTAAAATGCCAAAGCAAAGCAATTCACTCTCTACTCCTGCAAGTTTGAAGCTCATTACCGATCGCAAGGTGCGTAGAGTGTCAAGGTAGATTTTGCCTTCTTTGTCTTTTTCTAATCTAAAGTCGATTCGCGGTCCTTTAGCGCCGACAAACTCCCCTGCTTTTTGTAAGACTGCTTTTGTGGCGGCTTTGAGATTTGAATCAAAGTCTAGTGTAAGGGGAAATGGTGCGTGCAAATCAAGTAAGATTCCGCATAAGCCTAATAAGTCTAAAAGATTGCTTGAAAATCTATCGTGAGTAGGAAAAGATTGTAGTTGTTCGATAAGGGATTCGTTGCTTTTGGTGAAGTTTTTTAGTAGAGACTTGGTGGTGGTGTTTTGGACTTTTAGAATCTCTAGGATTTGGGTTAGATTGCTTTGGAAAATGAATTCTATAGGGGTTTTAAAGCTTTGGTTAAAATAGAGCATAAAATGCGTGGGGTGGTTGCCTAGGTAGAGTGCGTTTGTTTGGGTTAGGTTTTGGGATTTTATTGTATTTTTAAAGGCTAGAAGCTCTGGATAAGTGGCTGTGGCGGGAGTGGTTTCAAAGTGATGTTTTAAGATGAGAGAGTTTTTGCCAACGCTAATTTCTAAGGGAGTGTCATCGGTTTTGAAAAATTGGCAGATTCCGTTATTTAGCTTTTTTGTAGGTTCTAGGAGATAAAAGCCGCTGTGGGATTCCAAGAATTTGCTTAGTAGTAGCAAAATAGGATCAAAGGGGAGAATGCAAGGCACTTCGTGCGTTGGAAAAAGTGCTTTTAGAATGGATTTGGGCTTGAGTGTGATGAGGGGCTTTTCTAATGTGGCTAATGCTTGACATTCTTCAGCGCTAATTCTAAAAAGAGATTGGGCATTGTTTAGGCAAAATGGCATAAAAATATAGGGGGATTGAATTTTTGGTGGATTGTTTTCATCAAAGAGAATAATTTCTTTTTTGCCTAGGGGGGTTTTTAGAAAAATGCTTTGCTGATTTTTGAGAAGTGTGCTTAGATATTGGAGTGCTTCTTGGAGTTCTTTTTTGCTGTTTAGGGGGAGCTTTTGATTGTCTTTTAAAAAAGTGATTTTTTGGGGTGTGAAGTCGATGAAGCTTCCCCATAGGTCGCAAAAAGCGCTTGAATCTTTTTGGCTAATTTTTTCTAGTTCAAGGGGGGTGAGTAGGTTTGAAGATTCTTGTGGGTTTGGGAGAGAGTGGGTAGGGGAGAGTGATTCTAGGATTCTTAGCTCTTTAAAAGTCCATTGCAAAGAGAGTGGGAGATTTTTAGACAGAGCGTTTGTAAAATCTAGTAGGTTTTGCTCTTCGCCTTTGGCTTCTAGGGTGAAGCTTGTATTAGTTTGGAGAATTTGTGTTTCAAGCTCAAAAGTATGAGCGGTTTGAGTGAGTGTTTTGCAAAGAAAGTTTTTGATTTTGGGTGCGTTTTGTAAATCTTGGATAAGCAAAAAGTCAAGTGCAAGTAGCAAATTAAAAACCTTTGTAAGAGAGATTGGCGATTTTTTGTAAATCTTTTTGATCTTTTTTGTCTGCTTTAATCCCTAGTTCTTGGAGGTATTTAATGGCTTGTGCTTCCATAATTTTTGCAGCTTTTAAGATCTCAGGAGATAATTCAAATGTTGGATCGCTTCCGATAATGACAGGCTTCACACCTAAGATTTTGGTGGGTGGCAAGTCGCCTAACATTTCAATCATCTTTAGGGTTTGTAGCATTTCTACTTCGTGCGCACTACCTGCCCAAGTAATATTATTTGGAATAGCACTGAAGTCAAAAAAATACACATCTCCGATTTTGGCATCATCTGCATCAATGCAATCAAGAATCAAAACGCGATCATATTGGGTGATAATAGGGATTAGGTGTTGTGCCATTGTCCCACCATCAACAATATCAAGCGAATGTTCGCCGCTAAAAGTGTAATTGACTTTGAGAAAATTGGAGAGATGCACTCCAATCCCCTCATCGCCAAAAAGAATATTTCCAATGCCTAAGATAAGAATCTTCATTAAGATTGTTCATCTTTTTCAAATTTTAATCCGCTTACGATTGTGTCGATTCCAGATCCAGGGAATTTTATAGCATTCCAACTAGCCATATAAATATGAATAGGGATAAAGATGATAAATGCCCAAGTCAAGATATGGTGAAATAAGCGAACATTTGCAATCCCACCACAAAGCACTTCTAGGGGTTTCATAATTGGCATAAGGAATCCCCCAAGTCCTTCGTGATAAACATGTGTATAGAGAATAAGCCCTGTAAGCGAGATAAGAACAATAAGAAGCATTACACCAATATAAGTTACAAGCTGTAAGGGATTGTAAGCGCCTTTATTGTGTGGATGTCCTCCAAGCAAAAGGTAAGTTCTTAGAATCTGAAACCATACAATAGGATTAATAAAATCTAAGAATGATCGGCGTTCTACTTGGCATTCTTTCGTGCAAATAAAAAGGTAGATTCTAAAAATTGAAACTGCGATGAGCAAAAATCCAATGGATACATGCCAAATTCTTGATAGAGAATAAACATTGTAATTTGGATTAGCACTCAAAAAAGGGTAGGCAAGGTAGAATCCAGTTGCAATCAGTGCAAAAATCGTAATGGCTCTAATCCAATGGAATATCCTTGTTAATTTTGAAAACTCAAAGACGGGTTTGTATTTTGTTTCCATAGTTTCCCCTTTTAGATATTGCAATTCATCGCGATTGGGTCAATTTTGTATTGTCCAATTTCATTACCTTTAGTGTCCATTAAATGCACCGCACAAGCAATACAAGGGTCAAAAGAGTGGATTGTGCGGATAATTTCTAAAGGTT
This portion of the Helicobacter canadensis MIT 98-5491 genome encodes:
- a CDS encoding HyaD/HybD family hydrogenase maturation endopeptidase, which gives rise to MKILILGIGNILFGDEGIGVHLSNFLKVNYTFSGEHSLDIVDGGTMAQHLIPIITQYDRVLILDCIDADDAKIGDVYFFDFSAIPNNITWAGSAHEVEMLQTLKMIEMLGDLPPTKILGVKPVIIGSDPTFELSPEILKAAKIMEAQAIKYLQELGIKADKKDQKDLQKIANLSYKGF
- the cybH gene encoding Ni/Fe-hydrogenase, b-type cytochrome subunit, translating into METKYKPVFEFSKLTRIFHWIRAITIFALIATGFYLAYPFLSANPNYNVYSLSRIWHVSIGFLLIAVSIFRIYLFICTKECQVERRSFLDFINPIVWFQILRTYLLLGGHPHNKGAYNPLQLVTYIGVMLLIVLISLTGLILYTHVYHEGLGGFLMPIMKPLEVLCGGIANVRLFHHILTWAFIIFIPIHIYMASWNAIKFPGSGIDTIVSGLKFEKDEQS